The Plasmodium yoelii strain 17X genome assembly, chromosome: 4 genome has a window encoding:
- a CDS encoding reticulocyte binding protein, putative — translation MKKFVHIITTYIVLFTSLGVVYGKKIEAEKRNHDAQLNNFYSYHNSKGVDFNNSNSSNEEQCNNQNNVINDKIIQPHSITYFGNQKNTANDKVILYNDYTNKNDFDTFKSFNNENEQTNREATIVKSSFIQNFVTPTFDHSLYNIIDIIYGVSIPTNSLNFFYVKLQAYQEIRDILHQIYSNSTTVINISRSKHYNAYNDIQTAIKECEPQKNKVINEMFNFQSPLYEFYKNPMHDYYIPYEDSKSQYVNCMIPRFKKLELKVDNSFLSVVPEYDHLAYYENRNVDVIYKKYATNTKNHMIFQLGTINKYPMFSDKETIPYIKSLIQILESENAQASLKKKLFFLEKQFEDIIDKSNKSRVKCIRAYQYMQKYQLDGTFIRYYYNYFPEFKKIATHKAIFIYNSGNLQSMESVYKYQKEVLNRFIKTLGKLLIEKPDPDNNQILKDDIDEFNISIPKPNLTALETRFFEIFKQEWGSYDNKKTLGKNDDQDNTVSLILMRMKDFKDIIDSMELYKRSVVSKNKILSEIDQKLNKQTYKEIENGLKESYTLAKDWKTLKRKIRTELEGYSEDSIQLEKEINGLFDKYLEINNASIYLSTLKIELKEKIKNISDKNEYVKKAVDLKKIIENNNTYIDELAKASPYQLTEYVNNKDTIYSTIKSELSKIYEGDIDELYNELSSIVKENDIDNAEDKTKLEDLKSKIYKEYNKIQKMETETVELKLSTIENSKNELLSTIAKIKKYIYGELNNEINKIVEDFKNKENQLSSNINEYSKYNEELNKYKSKISEIKNNYNDQSNIGNVKDEEAKQNYEKYKEYIKTISTKEDEINKTINEMKRTKDDILNKVNLFTDFENNHKEKVNTEKESFIELVNKIKKEISDDQLNNYESKFNDTKSLIVETNRSIEMEYKNVDTLKKINGYLKICKNTTESIEKLRNKQNELNEILNKNIETVKNCNLIEQSYTDKFNNTLTDKKTELEKKFTELSLNNYEANNNELITYFNNLKENLGTSEGNILYQQLAEKEKTINDIEQKNVNANKNVSNIEIVIHTSIYNISEEIKKLIVNNAELLNKEIFKEAQISITNLNEIKDKLTNYNFNDLGKDINIKNDDEVTKIQNEITVLNTNISQNIEKLENIKKKSENYVVEIKAQIGHLEDVTNKTLSNDDFKKIENKQETIVSKIDKTKSIYENMNKLVSEITEIKNNTISLKNIQNINLSYKQSLNKLFGDQINKEKTNSENMIKSIEKCKTEFDDIKNKLIAEKQTVNVQYFKYKEFNTIIQDNEKYFSDIHEKSLELIKEDSEKSNINDIKKTLQGYLLDAQKRNNDINRYLSEITNLYNILKSNNIKNMIDDIKNYAKQIEEYNKNVKSELGKSETLIKTLKSKFQLEKCKSKIESTTNDEDAVECIKNITEFKNYILNDETNINDYFKKAEEYNENVLLNFKNIEAAYDKVQYMMTTKSDSDTNHNIYNSDELKGYIDKSKEYKDEVDKNTKTIENNKKEFEQYKDEAINLLNKFSELMLKNNIIQTKTDLEIIINEIKKMHKENIMQAEKSEQKINTIKNEQIQIKDDTTNNDKSNKAIIGIQASLDKFETKFLKINDIRTKSNEFLKETENIEKQISNLSINSQGIKLKDNEDILNTLQTFLESLKDQKKNIEYQKTELDNFDSEIENIENNINHNIKNYEMGIIEKIKENADTNKNQIESTKELIKPTIENIISSFNTSDLEGINTNENLEKYNTEMNKTYNEFMESYNLIANYLETVSKEPITYDKIKNTRINAQNALLKNVEHVNKAKSYLNYIKENEFDRIVTHFKTKLDNVNNKFTNEYTNINKGLDDISKYIENVKNSTDENSLLDILKQTKHTYMNMIGKAYYNYKYEAENIFKNMVKLAYSLNIQIQNNSGIYLLDNINIAILSSLDSETKDTLKFIPSPQNESEIYTKIRNSYDTLLDIFKKSQDTHKKEQYTLNLMNKNRHLYEKIHVSNELKGAISDTKYKKEKISNDVKLVLHKFNELNQLTCDSQNDDITLELSKQNQIKTKINNYEQEKKKFGMNFNVTTIEEKLDNIIKTLEKFENNRDSSEKKDSSTQSNDELNDMTKVFNTEIKSIEDKIIEKNDLIDKLIEMRKDCLLFTYTTLVETLKSKIFNYPEFIKSVTKVSKTYLEYIKNSTDSLNDDIDTLQTKYNLNKTNKHIASNITYITNDNNNLIEKEKEVTQIINNLTKLFSIDSNNIDANTLHNNKLQIIYFYSKLQKSIESIRQLYTKIRAFKLSNIYLINEKYLDISKQFDNILQLQKNKLTESLNNLNQIYKDISDKKNQSLRAISESTIPNFNVLKEIYHDIVNRESQVHEIENISNKENKNITLYIDTITQLTEKIQNILNFVTTNENDNNIIKQHIQGIDEKHVSKIIEILKSTIQSFQQIKNKIYEIKTQFYGSNNINNIITIILQSANDVKSLFSMDLTIENELIQIQNRLEDIKNATRESRSEQMDTYINTMHNYVERQFNKIENNPNKNEIDNTMENIRNYNKESEVKLQQISNYKNQVASIITEITNLIALIKPKYNDNNNDISYKAAIKHEEDAQKILNDLNKSQNILNQSINKNKKSIEYLGYKQYGTHYHNNLHTINNQQEISQIKYPSNTYYNNIDNAKYKSHHYSNSGRKGSSKTKHAEDSIKYAGAIVFGLIACYAISIFKKHDDTNEMDLDNNEKNYGESENNYFEREEEIIEININEDL, via the exons atgaaaaaatttgttcatattattactacTTATATTGTTTTGTTTACTTCATTAG GAGTAGTTTATGGGAAAAAAATTGAAGCGGAAAAAAGGAATCATGATGCACAgttaaacaatttttattcgTACCACAATTCAAAAGGAGTagattttaataattcaaaCTCTTCAAATGAAGAACAATgtaataatcaaaataatgtcattaatgataaaattatacaaCCTCATTCAATTACTTACTTTGGAAATCAAAAAAACACTGCGAATGACAAAGTCATATTATACAATGACTACACAAATAAAAACGACTTCGATACTTTTAAAAGttttaataatgaaaatgaacaaaCAAATAGAGAAGCAACTATAGTTAAGAGTTCTTTTATCCAAAACTTCGTTACACCCACATTCGATCATTctctatataatataatagatattatATATGGTGTATCAATTCCAACAAATAgcttaaattttttttatgtgaaACTACAGGCTTATCAAGAAATTCGAGATATACTCCATCAAATATATTCCAATTCAACAACTGTAATAAATATCTCACGAAGTAAACACTATAACGCATATAATGATATACAAACGGCAATAAAAGAATGTGAACCTCAAAAAAACAAAGTAATAAATGAAATGTTCAATTTTCAAAGTCCTCTTTACGAATTTTATAAGAATCCCATGCATGATTATTATATTCCATATGAAGATTCCAAATCGCAATATGTGAATTGCATGATTCCACGATTCAAAAAACTAGAACTCAAAGTAGataattcttttttatcGGTGGTACCAGAATATGATCATTTAGCTTATTATGAAAATCGGAATGTAGATGTCATTTATAAAAAGTATGCTACTAATACAAAAAATCATATGATCTTTCAATTGGGAACTATAAACAAATATCCGATGTTCAGTGATAAAGAAACTATTCCATATATAAAATCACTAATTCAAATTTTAGAGTCTGAGAATGCACAAGCAAGTCTTAAAAagaaactattttttttagaaaagCAATTTGAAGATATTATAGACAAATCTAATAAGTCCCGGGTCAAATGTATAAGGGCTTATCAATACATGCAAAAATATCAATTAGATGGAACATTTATACGATATTACTATAACTACTTTCcagaatttaaaaaaatagcaaCACATAAAgctattttcatttataattCAGGTAATCTACAATCTATGGAATCAGTATATAAGTATCAAAAAGAAGTATTAAACCGTTTTATTAAAACGCTAGGAAAACTATTAATAGAGAAACCTGATCCAGATAACAATCAAATCCTTAAAGATGATATTGATGAATTTAATATTTCGATACCCAAACCGAATTTAACAGCATTAGAAACAAgattttttgaaatatttaaacAGGAATGGGGTtcttatgataataaaaaaactcTTGGCAAAAATGATGACCAAGATAACACTGTAAGCTTAATTTTAATGAGGATGAAAGACTTCAAAGACATAATTGATTCTATGGAACTTTACAAAAGGAGCGTtgtttcaaaaaataaaattctttCTGAAATCgatcaaaaattaaataaacaaacTTATAAAGAAATAGAAAATGGATTGAAGGAGTCTTATACATTAGCAAAAGATTGGAAAACATTAAAACGCAAAATAAGAACAGAATTAGAAGGATACAGTGAAGATTCTATTCAATTGGAAAAAGAAATTAACGGTTTATTTGACAAATATttggaaataaataatgcaAGCATATATCTAAGCACGTTAAAAAttgaattaaaagaaaaaattaaaaacatatctgacaaaaatgaatatgtTAAAAAAGCAGTTGACTTAAAGAAGATAATAGAAAATAACAATACATACATTGATGAATTAGCTAAAGCCTCACCATATCAACTTACGGAATATGTAAATAACAAAGATACAATATATAGTACAATAAAATCAGAGTTATCTAAAATTTATGAAGGTGACATTGATGAACTTTACAATGAATTATCTTCTATAGTTAAAGAAAATGACATTGATAATGCAGAAGACAAAACGAAACTTGAAGATTTAAAAtcgaaaatatataaagaatataataaaattcaaaaaatggAAACTGAAACAGTTGAATTAAAATTAAGTACCATTGAAAATAGCAAAAATGAACTTTTGAGCACTATTGcgaagataaaaaaatatatatatggagaACTCAATAATgagataaataaaatagtagaagattttaaaaataaagaaaaccAGTTGTCaagtaatataaatgaatattcTAAATACAATgaagaattaaataaatataaatctaaaatttcagaaataaaaaataattataatgatcAAAGTAATATAGGCAATGTAAAGGACGAAGAAGCAAAACAAAACTATGAAAAATACAAAGAATACATCAAGACAATATCTACCAAAGAAGACGAAATAAACAAAACCATAAATGAAATGAAACGTACAAAAGATGACATCTTAAATAAAGTAAACCTATTTACTGATTTCGAAAATAATCATAAAGAAAAGGTTAACACAGAGAAAGAATCATTTATTGAATtggtaaataaaataaaaaaagaaatttcaGATGACCAATTGAACAATTATGAAAGTAAATTTAATGATACTAAATCATTAATTGTTGAAACAAATAGATCTATTGAAatggaatataaaaatgtcgATACTCTTAAGAAGATAAATGggtatttaaaaatatgtaaaaatacGACAGAATCAATAGAAAAATTACGTAATAAgcaaaatgaattaaatgaaatattaaataaaaatattgaaactgtaaaaaattgtaatttaATAGAACAATCATATAcagataaatttaataatacattaacAGATAAAAAGAcagaattagaaaaaaaattcacaGAATTGTCTTTAAATAATTACGAAGCGAATAACAATGAATtgataacatattttaataatttaaaagaaaatttagGAACATCTGAAGGAAACATCTTATATCAACAACTCGCTGAAAAAGAAAAGACTATTAATGATATCGAgcaaaaaaatgttaatgcaaataaaaatgtttcaaATATCGAAATAGTAATTCATACAtcaatttataatattagtgaagagataaaaaaattaattgtaAATAATGCTGAACTcctaaataaagaaatatttaaGGAAGCACAAATCAGTATAACTAATTTGAATGAAATAAAGGataaattaacaaattataattttaatgatttggggaaagatataaatataaagaatgACGATGAAGTTACCAAAATTCAAAATGAAATTACGGTCTTAAACACAAATATAAGTCAAAACATAGAAAAATTagagaatataaaaaaaaaatcagaaAACTATGTTGTTGAAATAAAAGCACAAATAGGTCATTTAGAAGATGTAACAAATAAAACCCTATCTAACGACGATTTTAAGAAAATTGAAAACAAACAAGAAACCATAGTATCAAAAATAGACAAAACAAAAAGTATATACGAgaatatgaataaattaGTAAGTGAAATaacagaaataaaaaataatacaatttcATTAAAAAACATACAGAATATAAATTTGTCATACAAACAaagtttaaataaattatttggggatcaaattaataaagaaaagaCAAATTCtgaaaatatgataaaatcaATAGAAAAATGCAAAACAGAAtttgatgatataaaaaataaactcaTAGCGGAAAAACAAACGGTTAATGTACAATATTTCAAATACAAAGAATTTAACACTATTATTCAggataatgaaaaatacTTTTCCGATATTCATGAAAAATCTTTAGAACTAATAAAAGAAGATTCTGAGAaatcaaatataaatgatattaaaaaaacgtTACAAGGGTATCTTTTAGACGCCCAAAAGCGTAATAACGACATTAATCGTTATTTAAGCGAAATTACCAATCTATATAATATCttaaaatcaaataatattaaaaatatgattgatgatataaaaaactaTGCTAAACAAATtgaagaatataataaaaatgtaaaatcgGAATTAGGTAAATCAGAAACATTAATTAAAACTCTTAAAAGCAAATTCCAATTAGAAAAGTGTAAATCAAAAATCGAATCAACTACAAATGATGAAGACGCTGTTGAATGCATAAAGAATATTACAGaattcaaaaattatattttaaacgACGAAACCAATATCAAcgattattttaaaaaagctGAAGAGTATAATGAAAACGTATTAttgaattttaaaaatatagaagcAGCATATGACAAAGTACAATACATGATGACAACTAAAAGTGATTCTGACACtaatcataatatttataattcaGATGAATTGAAGGGATATATTGATAAATCTAAAGAGTATAAAGATGAGGTGGACAAAAATACCAAAacaattgaaaataataagaaagAGTTTGAACAGTATAAAGATGAAGCCATTaatcttttaaataaattttctgAGTTAATGCTAAAAAATAACATCATCCAAACAAAAACAGATTtagaaattataataaatgaaataaaaaaaatgcataaagAAAATATCATGCAAGCAGAAAAATCTGAGCAAAAAATAAacacaataaaaaatgaacaaatccAAATCAAAGATGACACTACTAACAATGATAAATCTAACAAAGCAATTATAGGCATACAGGCATCGTTGGATAAATTCGAAACCAAattcttaaaaataaatgatataagAACAAAATCAAATGAGTTTTTAAAAGAAACCGAAAACATAGAGAAACAAATATCAAATTTATCTATAAATAGTCAAGGAATAAAACTAAAAGATAACGAAGACATATTAAATACCCTTCAAACATTTTTAGAATCTCTCAAagaccaaaaaaaaaacattgaATACCAAAAAACAGAATTAGATAATTTTGATTCtgaaattgaaaatatagaaaataatataaatcataatataaaaaattacgaAATGGGAATtatcgaaaaaataaaagaaaatgccGATACAAATAAAAACCAAATTGAATCAACaaaagaattaataaaaccaacaatagaaaatataatatcttCTTTTAACACTAGTGATTTAGAAGGTATTAACACTAATGAAAACttggaaaaatataacacagaaatgaataaaacatataatgaGTTTATGGAATCATATAATCTAATAGCAAATTATTTAGAAACGGTTTCAAAAGAACCCATAacatatgataaaattaaaaatacacGAATCAACGCACAAAATGCACTcttaaaaaatgtagaacATGTAAATAAAGCCAAATcctatttaaattatataaaagaaaatgaatttgATAGAATAGTCACACATTTTAAAACCAAATTAGATAATgtgaataataaatttacaaaTGAATATACAAATATCAACAAAGGTTTAGATGAcatttcaaaatatattgaaaatgttaaaaactCAACCGATGAAAATTCATTATTAGATATACTAAAACAAACCAAACATACATATATGAACATGATTGGTAAAgcatattataattataaatatgaagcagaaaatatatttaaaaatatggttAAATTAGCATATTCtttaaatattcaaatacaaaataattcAGGCATATATTTACTTgacaatattaatatagcTATATTATCTAGCTTAGATTCAGAAACAAAAGACACACTAAAATTTATTCCATCTCCACAAAATGAATcagaaatatatacaaaaatacgCAATTCTTATGATACTCTTCtcgatatatttaaaaaaagtcaAGATACACATAAAAAGGAGCAATATACTTTAAATCTAATGAACAAAAACCGACAtctatatgaaaaaatacatGTATCCAATGAATTAAAAGGCGCAATAAGtgatacaaaatataaaaaagaaaaaatatcaaaCGATGTTAAACTAgttttacataaatttaatgaattaAACCAATTAACATGTGATTCTCAAAATGATGATATTACTTTAGAATTATCAAAACagaatcaaataaaaacaaaaattaacaatTATGAgcaggaaaaaaaaaagtttggAATGAATTTTAATGTAACGACTATAGAAGAAAAACtggataatataattaaaacttTAGAAAAATTCGAAAATAACCGCGATTCTTCAGAGAAAAAAGATTCTAGCACGCAATCCAATGACGAATTAAATGATATGACTAAAGTATTTAATACTGAAATAAAAAGTATTGAggataaaataatagaaaaaaatgatttaattGATAAATTAATAGAAATGAGAAAGGACTGCCTACTTTTTACATATACAACACTAGTCGAGACTCttaaaagtaaaatatttaattaccCGGAATTCATAAAGTCTGTAACTAAAGTTTCAAAAACATATTtagaatatattaaaaatagtaCCGATTCTTTAAATGATGACATCGATACAttacaaacaaaatataatttgaataaaacAAACAAACATATTGCAAGTAATATTACCTATATTACGAACGATAATAATAACTtaatagaaaaagaaaaggaaGTAACTCAGATAATCAATAATTTAACCAAGCTATTTTCAATAGATTCAAACAATATCGATGCCAATACATTACACAACAATAAActacaaattatttatttctattcCAAACTTCAAAAATCAATCGAATCCATAAGGCAATTGTATACAAAAATACGAGCCtttaaattatcaaatatatatcttattaatgaaaaatatttagatATATCCAAacaatttgataatattttacagctacagaaaaataaattaacagaaagtttaaataatttaaatcaaatttataaagatatttctgacaaaaaaaatcaatCCCTTCGTGCAATAAGTGAAAGTACAATACCCAACTTCAATGTGCTTAAAGAGATATATCATGATATTGTTAATCGTGAAAGTCAGGTACatgaaatagaaaatattagtaataaagaaaacaaaaatataaccTTATATATAGACACAATTACCCAATTAACcgaaaaaatacaaaatatctTAAATTTTGTTACAactaatgaaaatgataataatataatcaaGCAACATATTCAAGGCATTGATGAAAAACATGTATCaaaaattatagaaattttaaaaagcACAATACAATCATTTCagcaaattaaaaataaaatatatgaaattaaaacCCAATTTTATGGCagtaacaatataaataatattataactaTCATATTACAAAGTGCAAATGATGTAAAATCACTGTTTTCTATGGATTTAACTATAGAAAATGAACTCATTCAAATACAAAATCGTTTAgaagatattaaaaatgcTACTCGTGAAAGCAGAAGCGAACAAATGGacacatatattaatactaTGCACAATTATGTTGAACGCCAATTTAACAAAATTGAGAATAatccaaataaaaatgaaatagacAATACAATGGAAAACATAcgaaattataataaagaatCCGAAGTAAAATTACAACAAATTTCAAATTACAAAAACCAAGTTGCATCGATAATCACAGAGATTACTAACCTCATTGCTTTAATTAAACCCAagtataatgataataataatgatatcTCATATAAGGCTGCCATCAAACATGAAGAGGATGCCCAAAAAATActtaatgatttaaataaaagTCAAAATATCCTTAACCaatcaataaataaaaataaaaagagtATAGAGTATTTAGGATATAAACAATATGGTACTCACTATCACAATAATTTGCATACTATTAATAACCAACAAGAAATAtcacaaataaaatatcctAGTAATACAtactataataatattgataatgcaaaatataaaagtcaTCATTACTCAAATTCAGGTAGAAAAGGTTCCTCCAAAACAAAACATGCAGAAGATTCTATTAAATATGCGGGAGCAATTGTATTTGGTTTAATAGCGTGCTATGCAATTTCAATTTTCAAAAAACACGATGATACAAATGAAATGGATTtagataataatgaaaaaaattatggtgAGTCGGAAAATAACTATTTTGAAAGAGAAGAGGaaattatagaaataaatataaatgaagatTTATGA
- a CDS encoding fam-a protein, with protein sequence MYINTWDSNNEIQIMKLKYIFNNYKFYEKHLDKFIGYFNYWNIVNNGLKCANLKYMHKFYKLANHICNTIVNYKINSAKSKTLIQNSTNYLNQYISLYGKISECTNQGNSDGGSNVGSEGSNGEVGYADKGSFLNNIINNVSIGSKKIEISSNLDDKKPESKDTRDGLPTPDDSLPLQEDSPQTSL encoded by the exons atgtatatcAATACATGGGATtcaaataatgaaattcaaataatgaaattaaaatacatttttaacaattata AATTTTATGAAAAGCATTTAGATAAATTTATAggatattttaattattggAATATTGTAAATAATGGTTTGAAATGTGCTAATCTTAAGTATAtgcataaattttataagttaGCTAATcatatatgtaatacaattgtaaattataaaataaacagTGCCAAAAGTAAGACCCTTATTCAGAATTCTACCAATTATCTTAATCAATATATATCCCTTTATGGAAAGATTTCTGAAT GTACCAATCAAGGAAATTCAGATGGTGGGTCGAATGTTGGATCAGAAGGTTCAAATGGTGAGGTAGGATATGCAGATAAGGG tagttttttaaataatattattaataatgtaAGTATCGGttctaaaaaaatagaaatatcTTCTAATTTAGACGATAAAAAACCTGAATCAAAAGATACAAGAGACGGATTACCCACACCTGATGACTCACTACCGCTTCAAGAAGATTCACCTCAAACCTCATTATGA
- a CDS encoding fam-b protein has protein sequence MRVNILKYVIFSIIICSFEYSQNELCLGRNVINFRNNRVLTDVDNLLDLNDLSQSTVNLVNQFDENDSDDDGIIYMRKIINSHIKEQTKNNTLPKLSSLNKRTKKIVNKLLTELEKAKKELSSHKDDEMKKKLIEDEQMTIKDENFKQFENELSPLEKENMIKDWEQAKKDFKGMMISGTTVIFLLMGLLIPGPSQIPISILISLLAVNAFYKGYKYDKFQLKALKALKKVNSIAA, from the exons atgagagtcaatattttaaaatacgttattttttcaattattatttgttccTTTGAATATTCCCAAAAT GAATTATGCCTTGGAAGGaatgtaataaattttaGAAACAATAGGGTATTAACAGATGTAGACAATCTATTAGATTTAAATGATTTGAGTCAATCAACTGTGAATCTTGTAAATCAATTTGATGAAAACGATAGTGATGACGAcggaattatatatatgcgaAAGATTATAAATTCACATATAAAGGAgcaaacaaaaaataatacattaccCAAATTAAGTAGTTTAAATAAAAgaactaaaaaaattgttaataaaCTTCTAACAGAATTAGAAAAAGCAAAAAAGGAGCTTTCTAGTCACAAGGATgatgaaatgaaaaaaaaactaatagAAGATGAACAAATGACTATAAAAGATGAAAACTTTAAACAATTTGAAAATGAATTAAGTCCCTTAGAGAAAGAAAATATGATTAAAGATTGGGAACAGGCAAAAAAAGATTTCAAAGGAATGATGATTAGTGGAACGACGGTTATTTTTCTTCTTATGGGGTTACTAATACCAGGACCGAGTCAAATTCCAATTAGTATTCTAATTTCATTGCTTGCAGTTAACGCATTTTATAAAGGTTATAAATACGATAAATTCCAATTGAAAGCATTAAAAGCACTCAAAAAAGTAAACTCAATAGCAGCATAA